A single region of the Polymorphum gilvum SL003B-26A1 genome encodes:
- a CDS encoding phage tail tape measure C-terminal domain-containing protein produces MAEKRVSVRLAVVGGREVRAELQGIGDAGEQGMRRLSREMDAANTRVAAFYRRVQIAAAAAAAAFAAGAAAMIRSGLQVIDNQAKLAASLGTTVESIQVLERAGDLAGVSMGEIEQATIQLTRRLSQAAAGTGAAVGALERLRLTSQELQRLPLDQRIAAIQEALARYVPEAERAAVASQLFGDRAALTFLRIDTATLRTATQDVRDFGVVVSQQDAAQIERTNDAISRLGLIWRGVSNQLAVAAAPALEAVADALAAISRTTGPLGQAIRLLFDNLGRLASIATAFVGLMAGRFVASMVVAAVSVRGLATALVFLRGAIIRTGIGALVVAAGELIYQFGRLVQATGGFGAALNLLGDVAREVWDRIGLFVEVLKNRIAAAWLGIQANVADALQGALDAVVAFGNRTVNVFQGAFDAMVAIWRRLPAAIGDFAIRAANALIAAVEWMLNGATRGINGLVQGIGAALSAIGIETEIRLVPDIDLGRIENQFAGAAEGAGAAARDAFAAAFETDAFRVPDLGFSAFAEDARRAATSARETASALGELAGAPLESVAALREAMAGANSQIDEAAAATERLDTAFGAIGGSGDEAGDGAGGRGSAGRAAAASREAGREIKAAADEAATGWAAVRDELARYAEEAANWGKGLGNALTSAFRSAEDAVAKFVTTGKFDFKALADSILADITRIALRSAILGPLANALGGMGSGGGIFGNLFGGGGGILSGIFHAGGIVGAPAPQRLVPAFAFAGAPRLHGGGIVGGRAGLRPDEVPAILQRGEMVLSRSQLAAMGSGRDTRPPVNVVMNISTPDANSFRHAQGQIAADAARAMERARRNL; encoded by the coding sequence ATGGCTGAGAAAAGGGTGTCCGTGCGCCTTGCCGTCGTCGGCGGCCGCGAGGTTCGCGCCGAGCTGCAGGGCATCGGCGATGCGGGTGAACAGGGCATGCGGCGCCTCTCCCGCGAAATGGATGCGGCGAACACGCGCGTCGCCGCCTTCTATCGCCGGGTTCAGATAGCAGCGGCTGCTGCTGCAGCGGCATTTGCAGCGGGCGCGGCGGCGATGATCCGCTCCGGCCTGCAGGTCATCGACAATCAGGCCAAGCTTGCCGCCTCACTCGGCACGACGGTCGAGAGTATCCAGGTACTGGAGCGCGCCGGTGATCTTGCCGGCGTCTCCATGGGCGAGATCGAACAGGCGACCATCCAGCTGACCCGGCGCCTGAGCCAGGCAGCAGCCGGAACCGGAGCCGCGGTCGGCGCGCTCGAACGTCTCAGGCTGACCTCTCAGGAACTGCAGCGCCTTCCCCTCGACCAGCGCATCGCCGCCATCCAGGAGGCTCTCGCCCGCTACGTGCCCGAGGCCGAGCGTGCGGCGGTCGCCTCCCAGCTCTTCGGCGATCGCGCCGCGCTCACCTTCCTGCGCATCGATACGGCGACGCTTAGGACGGCGACGCAGGACGTGCGGGACTTCGGGGTCGTGGTGTCGCAACAAGACGCGGCCCAGATCGAGCGCACCAATGACGCTATCTCTCGCCTCGGTCTGATCTGGCGTGGGGTCTCGAACCAGCTGGCGGTCGCCGCAGCGCCGGCGCTCGAAGCCGTTGCTGATGCGCTGGCCGCGATCTCACGCACGACCGGTCCGCTCGGGCAGGCCATTCGGCTTCTGTTCGACAATCTCGGACGGCTTGCCTCGATCGCCACCGCCTTCGTCGGGCTCATGGCGGGGCGCTTCGTCGCCAGCATGGTGGTAGCTGCCGTCTCGGTGCGTGGTCTTGCCACTGCGCTCGTTTTCCTGCGCGGGGCGATCATCCGCACCGGGATCGGCGCGCTGGTCGTGGCGGCGGGTGAGCTGATCTATCAGTTCGGGCGGCTCGTGCAGGCCACGGGCGGCTTCGGCGCGGCGCTCAATCTGCTGGGCGATGTGGCGCGTGAAGTGTGGGACCGGATCGGCCTGTTCGTCGAGGTGCTGAAGAACCGGATCGCCGCAGCCTGGCTCGGCATTCAGGCGAACGTCGCCGACGCGCTGCAAGGCGCTCTCGATGCCGTCGTCGCTTTCGGCAATCGGACCGTCAACGTCTTCCAGGGCGCGTTCGACGCCATGGTGGCGATCTGGCGTCGACTGCCGGCAGCGATCGGCGACTTTGCCATCCGGGCGGCCAATGCGCTGATCGCCGCCGTCGAATGGATGCTGAACGGCGCCACGCGCGGCATCAACGGCCTGGTGCAGGGAATTGGCGCCGCGCTTTCAGCGATCGGCATCGAGACCGAAATCAGACTCGTTCCGGATATCGATCTCGGCCGGATCGAAAACCAATTTGCGGGCGCGGCCGAAGGCGCTGGCGCGGCTGCGCGCGACGCCTTCGCGGCCGCCTTCGAGACCGATGCATTTCGCGTTCCGGATCTCGGATTCTCCGCCTTCGCGGAGGATGCCCGTCGCGCCGCGACAAGCGCCCGTGAAACCGCGAGTGCACTTGGTGAACTTGCCGGTGCGCCGCTGGAGTCGGTCGCTGCGCTCCGCGAGGCGATGGCCGGGGCGAACTCCCAGATCGATGAGGCTGCTGCGGCGACGGAGCGGCTTGACACGGCGTTCGGCGCGATTGGTGGCAGTGGCGATGAGGCAGGTGATGGAGCGGGCGGCAGAGGCTCGGCAGGGCGCGCCGCCGCGGCAAGTCGCGAGGCCGGCCGGGAGATCAAGGCGGCGGCTGACGAGGCCGCAACGGGCTGGGCCGCCGTCAGGGACGAGCTCGCGCGCTATGCCGAAGAGGCCGCGAATTGGGGCAAGGGCCTCGGCAATGCGCTCACCAGTGCGTTCCGGTCGGCCGAAGACGCTGTCGCGAAGTTCGTGACGACCGGCAAATTCGACTTCAAGGCGCTCGCCGATAGCATCCTGGCAGACATCACCCGCATCGCGCTGCGCTCGGCGATCCTCGGGCCCCTCGCCAACGCGCTCGGCGGCATGGGTAGCGGCGGTGGGATCTTCGGCAATCTGTTCGGCGGGGGCGGCGGCATCCTGTCGGGCATCTTCCACGCGGGCGGCATCGTCGGCGCTCCTGCGCCGCAGCGGCTCGTCCCGGCGTTCGCTTTTGCCGGTGCGCCGCGCCTGCATGGCGGCGGCATTGTTGGCGGACGGGCGGGCCTGCGTCCAGACGAGGTGCCCGCCATCCTGCAGCGCGGAGAGATGGTGCTGTCGCGCTCCCAGCTCGCAGCGATGGGCTCGGGCCGCGACACGCGCCCGCCTGTCAATGTCGTGATGAACATCTCGACACCCGACGCGAACAGCTTCCGCCACGCGCAAGGCCAGATCGCGGCGGACGCTGCCCGCGCCATGGAACGAGCGCGGCGCAATCTCTGA
- a CDS encoding DUF7697 family protein: MRLTGQLRAIPGAVLGLDMTAALAIAEALGLNTLICAELLPDIEAMMVRGLNAQMKAEHDG; the protein is encoded by the coding sequence TTGCGGCTCACGGGCCAGCTGCGCGCCATCCCCGGCGCAGTCCTGGGGCTCGACATGACCGCCGCCCTCGCGATCGCCGAGGCGCTCGGGCTCAACACACTCATCTGCGCGGAGCTCTTGCCGGACATCGAGGCAATGATGGTCCGCGGCCTCAATGCGCAAATGAAGGCTGAACACGATGGCTGA